One window from the genome of Spirosoma rhododendri encodes:
- a CDS encoding site-specific DNA-methyltransferase, which yields MTQELLNQLLQATPQIFNEGKVDFSKLRAALGDVVDESPERYGLTWAGKREAFRNVQTPSIGTLRPQFEESQNWDTTDNLILEGDNLEILKLLQKSYHGQIKLIYIDPPYNTGNEFIYPDNFREGLVDYLRYSKQQTEKGTATSTNRETNGRYHSAWLSMMYPRLFLARNLLKEDGVIFVSIDDHEVPNLRLLMDEVFGEENFVGQIIWKSRRSEDTRAKTGLSTDHEYILSYRRSESAIFRG from the coding sequence TTGACTCAAGAATTGCTTAACCAGCTACTCCAAGCAACTCCTCAAATTTTCAATGAGGGTAAGGTCGACTTCTCAAAATTACGTGCCGCTTTAGGTGATGTAGTTGATGAGTCGCCTGAACGGTATGGGTTAACATGGGCGGGTAAACGAGAAGCATTTCGTAATGTGCAAACCCCAAGCATTGGTACGCTGCGGCCGCAGTTTGAGGAAAGCCAGAATTGGGACACCACGGATAACCTGATTCTGGAAGGTGATAACCTTGAAATTCTGAAACTTCTGCAAAAGTCATATCACGGGCAGATAAAGTTAATTTACATTGACCCGCCATATAATACGGGCAATGAGTTTATCTATCCCGATAATTTCCGGGAGGGATTAGTCGATTACCTGCGCTATTCCAAACAGCAAACAGAAAAGGGCACGGCGACCTCGACAAACCGAGAAACGAATGGACGTTATCATTCTGCCTGGCTCTCTATGATGTATCCACGTCTATTTCTGGCTCGGAATCTATTGAAAGAAGATGGAGTAATCTTTGTCTCTATTGACGATCATGAAGTACCAAACCTGCGCCTGCTAATGGATGAAGTTTTTGGCGAAGAGAATTTCGTTGGACAAATCATTTGGAAATCTCGCCGAAGTGAAGATACTCGAGCTAAAACAGGACTGTCAACTGATCATGAATACATTTTATCATATAGGAGGTCAGAGAGTGCCATCTTTCGGGGGTAG
- the tgt gene encoding tRNA guanosine(34) transglycosylase Tgt, with protein sequence MTFSITARDTASQARTGVFTTDHGPVQTPIFMPVGTAGTVKAVHQRELETDVNAEIILGNTYHLYLRPGLDVLQQAGGLHGFNGWRRPILTDSGGYQVYSLSNTRKIKEEGVTFKSHIDGSKHTFTPEGVMDIQRTIGADIIMAFDECTPYPCEYGYARQSMEMTHRWLDRCITRFDATEGHYGYRQTLFPIVQGSTYADLRRQSAETIASKEREGNAIGGLAVGEPAEEMYQTIELVNGILPVDKPRYLMGVGTPANILEAIALGVDMFDCVMPTRNARHGLLFTTAGIINIKNEKWSRDFSPIDVGLGGYASTFYTKAYLRHLFKADELLGGQIASLQNLTMYLWLVRQARMHIEAGDYVSWKNSIVGQLMQRL encoded by the coding sequence ATGACATTTTCGATTACTGCCCGCGACACGGCGTCGCAGGCGCGAACGGGTGTTTTTACGACCGACCACGGCCCCGTACAAACGCCGATTTTTATGCCCGTCGGGACGGCCGGAACGGTGAAAGCCGTGCATCAGCGCGAACTCGAAACCGACGTCAACGCGGAGATTATTCTGGGCAATACCTACCACCTGTACCTGCGCCCCGGCCTCGACGTGCTGCAACAGGCGGGCGGCCTGCACGGCTTCAACGGCTGGCGTAGGCCCATCCTGACCGATTCGGGTGGCTATCAGGTGTATTCACTGTCGAATACGCGCAAGATCAAGGAGGAGGGCGTTACGTTTAAATCGCACATCGACGGCTCGAAGCATACGTTTACGCCCGAAGGCGTGATGGATATTCAGCGCACCATCGGGGCCGACATAATTATGGCCTTCGACGAGTGTACGCCCTACCCCTGCGAGTACGGCTACGCCCGGCAGTCGATGGAGATGACGCACCGGTGGCTCGATCGCTGCATTACCCGCTTCGACGCCACCGAAGGCCACTACGGATACCGGCAAACGCTGTTCCCGATTGTGCAGGGCAGCACCTACGCCGATCTGCGCCGACAATCGGCCGAAACGATTGCGAGTAAAGAACGCGAAGGCAACGCCATCGGCGGCCTGGCCGTGGGTGAACCGGCGGAGGAAATGTACCAGACGATCGAACTGGTCAACGGTATTCTACCCGTCGACAAACCACGCTATCTGATGGGCGTCGGCACACCGGCCAACATTCTGGAAGCGATTGCACTGGGCGTGGATATGTTCGACTGCGTGATGCCGACCCGCAACGCGCGGCACGGGCTGCTATTCACAACGGCTGGTATCATCAACATCAAAAATGAGAAGTGGAGCCGCGACTTCAGCCCGATCGACGTGGGGCTGGGTGGCTACGCGAGTACGTTCTACACGAAAGCTTACTTACGCCATCTGTTCAAGGCGGATGAACTGCTGGGCGGTCAGATCGCCAGTCTGCAAAACCTGACGATGTACCTGTGGCTGGTCCGGCAGGCCCGTATGCACATCGAAGCGGGTGATTACGTAAGCTGGAAAAACAGCATCGTCGGCCAGTTGATGCAGCGGCTGTAG
- a CDS encoding ribosomal maturation YjgA family protein produces MPSPILLRNRLTYGALAIATLLTGFASRRLLGNYSFVRLYVGDSLWALMVFFGIAFLFPRRSTRTVALVALLFCFGIELSQLYHAPWIDRVRATTLGGLVLGFSFVWSDLICYTVGVVVGAAIDGWFVRRRLG; encoded by the coding sequence ATGCCCAGCCCAATACTACTCCGCAACCGACTCACCTACGGCGCCCTCGCCATCGCTACCCTGTTGACTGGCTTCGCATCCCGACGCTTGCTGGGCAATTACTCGTTTGTCCGGCTGTACGTCGGCGACAGCCTGTGGGCCTTGATGGTCTTTTTCGGCATCGCGTTTCTTTTCCCCCGCCGGTCGACGCGTACGGTCGCACTGGTAGCCCTCCTGTTTTGCTTCGGTATCGAACTGAGTCAGCTATACCACGCGCCCTGGATCGACCGGGTGCGGGCCACGACGCTGGGCGGCCTGGTACTGGGGTTTTCGTTTGTCTGGAGCGACCTGATTTGCTACACCGTAGGCGTGGTGGTCGGTGCAGCCATCGACGGCTGGTTTGTCAGGCGGAGATTGGGGTAG
- a CDS encoding AAA family ATPase, with translation MAQTNQPPVQITQQRLISMQIKRLKSLVDVRIVFEDDKPLTAIMGPNGFGKSTILHLLASSFQPTNVRTGSTQIVQGEEWQYVNFFPSTPDGTWSSSQASITHTYRTGAKENREELTISKSIRYWLPKIKSKPHRETYYVGVKESVPEIEKERILKNVKYKTKDQVDAQSEKIRKKVGEILKREYSKSYINQLSGKRSLLGVKYGVINYSSLSMGAGEQRLFKLIETLEKAGKYALILIDELDLLLHTDALNRLLKVLKEYALSKSLQIIFTTHRESVTDVDFSDYIAVRHLYHSLVAPYKTLCFNDTKPEALARLTGTLIKDLEIFCEDDMAKAIIEKLAFQVDVARFLAISSYGPAINSFTYASAFILKRESDGTPLDKTLFVLDGDEYATLDERKTQIKRILTGNEGGQGGLGDRRRAQALDLLTSFNSPDRKCPEEMLYNMVRSISLGVNDQTDQVLKAAAEASGEIQPKQKVEKTLEYIGGERSRALGHFIDVAAQSHTWPAYTEPVRQWLEVRKTVILEQH, from the coding sequence TTGGCACAGACAAACCAACCACCAGTTCAGATTACTCAACAACGACTAATTAGTATGCAGATAAAGCGGCTAAAAAGTTTGGTTGATGTGCGGATAGTGTTTGAAGATGATAAGCCATTAACAGCCATAATGGGCCCCAATGGCTTTGGTAAGTCGACTATATTACATCTGTTGGCTTCGAGTTTCCAACCTACAAATGTTCGGACAGGAAGTACCCAAATAGTACAAGGTGAAGAATGGCAATATGTGAATTTTTTTCCAAGTACTCCTGACGGTACTTGGAGTAGTTCACAAGCATCAATCACACATACTTATCGCACAGGGGCGAAAGAGAATCGTGAGGAATTAACAATTAGTAAGAGCATAAGGTATTGGTTACCTAAAATTAAAAGTAAACCTCACCGGGAAACTTACTATGTCGGAGTGAAAGAATCTGTCCCAGAGATAGAAAAAGAACGTATTCTAAAAAACGTTAAGTATAAGACGAAAGACCAAGTTGATGCTCAATCAGAGAAAATTCGCAAAAAAGTAGGAGAAATTCTGAAACGAGAATATAGCAAATCCTACATAAATCAGTTGAGTGGCAAACGTTCGCTTCTCGGAGTAAAATATGGAGTAATAAATTATTCCTCTTTATCAATGGGAGCTGGTGAACAGCGATTATTTAAATTAATTGAAACTCTTGAAAAAGCGGGAAAGTACGCATTGATATTAATTGATGAACTTGATCTTCTTCTTCACACAGATGCTTTAAACAGATTATTAAAGGTGTTAAAAGAGTATGCCTTGTCTAAGAGTCTACAAATTATCTTTACGACTCACCGAGAAAGCGTAACAGATGTAGATTTCAGCGACTATATAGCAGTGAGGCATTTGTATCATAGTTTAGTTGCGCCTTATAAGACTTTATGTTTTAACGACACTAAACCAGAAGCGTTAGCGCGACTAACAGGAACACTTATTAAAGATTTAGAAATTTTTTGTGAAGATGACATGGCAAAAGCAATAATTGAGAAGCTTGCCTTTCAAGTTGATGTTGCCCGCTTCCTAGCCATTTCTTCCTATGGACCAGCAATTAATAGCTTTACTTACGCATCAGCTTTTATATTGAAAAGAGAAAGTGACGGCACACCTCTCGATAAAACTTTATTTGTATTAGATGGAGATGAGTATGCAACGCTTGATGAACGGAAAACACAAATCAAAAGAATACTGACGGGCAACGAAGGTGGTCAAGGTGGTTTAGGTGATCGCAGAAGAGCTCAAGCACTAGATCTGTTAACCTCGTTTAATTCACCAGATCGTAAATGCCCAGAAGAAATGCTCTATAACATGGTGCGGAGCATAAGTTTGGGTGTTAACGATCAAACGGATCAAGTTTTAAAGGCCGCTGCTGAAGCATCAGGAGAAATACAACCTAAGCAGAAAGTAGAAAAAACCTTAGAATATATTGGTGGTGAGCGTTCAAGAGCACTTGGTCACTTTATTGACGTAGCGGCTCAATCACATACTTGGCCAGCATATACAGAGCCAGTAAGGCAATGGCTTGAGGTTCGAAAAACAGTAATTTTAGAACAGCATTGA
- a CDS encoding DNA methyltransferase has protein sequence MTGLATKEQRPNLHYDLIDTETGRIFESPPKGWRYEPSTMSKKIAEGRVLFPSDNGRPRHKLFLHEMDSLNKNLSSVITSITTGEGTKEVNELLGDGNFSFPKPSALIKLLITQITNELDNDIVLDFFAGSGTTAQAVLEANEDGGNRRFILVQLDEGTDKPNYPTIAHITRERIRKVIHKLNQVRDRSLNFNPESVKRLGFRALKLDSSNFKIWQQSDSSHTLVQQLAMFADNLEPGRTDEDRLYEIILKTGLPLETKIDQVLIANNYVYSLEKGSIIVCLVTRLSMEMLNEILRPISSPKRQRPKLVICLDSAFNGNDSLKTNAVLEAQMNSIMLKTI, from the coding sequence ATGACAGGTCTGGCAACGAAAGAACAAAGACCAAACCTTCATTATGACTTAATAGACACAGAGACAGGCAGAATATTCGAATCACCACCTAAAGGATGGCGTTATGAACCTTCGACAATGTCTAAAAAGATAGCAGAGGGACGAGTGCTATTTCCTTCAGACAATGGTCGGCCAAGGCATAAACTCTTCCTACACGAAATGGATAGTCTGAATAAAAACCTTTCTTCTGTCATTACATCAATTACGACAGGAGAAGGTACAAAGGAGGTGAACGAATTACTTGGTGATGGTAATTTCTCGTTTCCCAAGCCCTCGGCGCTTATTAAGCTCTTGATTACACAGATAACTAATGAGTTAGATAACGATATCGTCTTGGACTTCTTTGCAGGGTCCGGCACTACTGCTCAAGCTGTTTTGGAAGCTAATGAAGATGGGGGTAATCGTCGGTTTATACTTGTACAATTAGATGAGGGAACTGATAAACCAAATTATCCAACTATAGCTCACATAACTCGTGAACGTATTCGTAAAGTAATCCATAAATTAAATCAAGTTCGAGATAGAAGCCTCAATTTTAACCCGGAATCAGTTAAACGACTAGGATTTCGTGCTTTGAAACTAGATTCAAGTAATTTTAAGATTTGGCAACAAAGCGATTCATCCCATACGCTGGTCCAACAACTAGCAATGTTTGCAGATAATCTAGAACCGGGACGGACCGATGAAGATCGACTTTACGAAATTATTTTGAAGACTGGGTTGCCATTAGAGACAAAAATTGATCAGGTATTGATCGCAAATAATTATGTTTATTCCCTTGAGAAAGGAAGTATTATCGTTTGTCTGGTAACACGCCTTTCAATGGAGATGCTGAATGAAATTCTTCGTCCAATATCCTCACCAAAGCGACAAAGACCTAAGTTAGTTATTTGCCTTGATAGTGCCTTTAATGGCAATGATTCGCTAAAAACGAATGCCGTTTTAGAAGCGCAGATGAATAGTATAATGTTAAAGACTATTTAA
- a CDS encoding glycosyltransferase — translation MLSILLTGWLLMLAVQLSYVLFVFTRTAFRSPDPTPATPRAAGVTVVVCAHNELANLTELLPLLNAQQHPQFEVLVMDDRSTDGSRQFLENAIADLKHVRFLRIDTEPEHITPKKYALTIALKKATYPTVLLTDADCRPASDGWLAQMVASLANPDKAIVLGFSPYTYRPGLLNFLIRSETLFTAVQYLSLALAGRPYMGVGRNLAYRTKTFFDNRGFYSHMNVLGGDDDLFINEVATGRNTAVCLNPDSFMWSEPKTTWSAWRIQKRRHLNVGKFYRTGHKIRLGLLVGSHVLTWLLALATGVAVLVKMRVDPSFTPTEWLLLWGTIGLFAARLLLFWGIVGRISYRLSHTVHWLLIPAMDLMLGMYYGLAGLKTGLRRRQKTYDWR, via the coding sequence GTGCTTAGTATTCTCCTGACTGGCTGGCTGCTGATGCTGGCCGTTCAACTTAGTTACGTCCTGTTTGTCTTTACCCGAACCGCGTTTCGATCGCCCGACCCGACCCCGGCCACGCCGAGGGCTGCTGGTGTAACGGTGGTCGTCTGCGCGCACAACGAACTGGCAAACCTGACCGAACTGCTACCCCTGCTCAACGCCCAGCAGCACCCGCAATTCGAGGTGCTGGTCATGGACGATCGCTCGACCGATGGGAGCCGCCAATTTCTGGAAAACGCCATTGCCGATCTGAAACACGTTCGGTTTCTGCGCATCGACACCGAGCCGGAACACATCACACCGAAGAAATACGCGCTGACGATCGCGCTCAAAAAGGCGACGTACCCCACCGTGCTGCTCACCGATGCCGACTGCCGCCCGGCGTCTGACGGCTGGCTGGCGCAGATGGTGGCCTCGCTGGCCAACCCCGACAAAGCCATTGTGCTGGGCTTTTCACCCTACACCTACCGCCCCGGTCTGCTCAACTTCCTGATTCGCTCCGAAACGTTGTTTACCGCCGTGCAGTATCTGTCGCTGGCGCTGGCGGGTCGGCCATACATGGGCGTGGGACGGAATCTGGCGTACCGCACGAAAACGTTTTTCGACAACCGGGGCTTCTATTCGCATATGAACGTGCTGGGGGGCGACGATGATCTGTTCATCAACGAAGTCGCGACGGGCCGCAACACCGCCGTTTGCCTCAACCCCGACTCGTTTATGTGGTCGGAACCCAAAACGACCTGGTCGGCCTGGCGGATTCAGAAACGGCGACACCTGAACGTCGGCAAGTTTTACCGGACGGGCCACAAAATCCGGCTGGGGCTGCTGGTCGGGTCGCACGTGTTGACGTGGTTACTGGCCCTGGCAACGGGCGTGGCTGTGCTGGTGAAAATGCGGGTCGACCCGTCGTTTACGCCGACCGAATGGCTACTTTTGTGGGGTACGATCGGCCTGTTTGCTGCGCGGCTGCTGCTCTTCTGGGGCATCGTTGGGCGCATCAGCTATCGGCTGAGCCATACCGTTCACTGGCTGCTGATACCCGCTATGGACCTGATGCTGGGTATGTATTACGGGCTGGCGGGACTAAAAACGGGCCTGCGCCGACGGCAGAAAACCTACGACTGGCGGTAG
- a CDS encoding barstar family protein yields the protein MTLDLTGINTKVGFHHLAKTELPFPDWYGVSWDAFWDCVIAAARDEMPQQVIITNWAEFAEACPRDMQILREIIADYNKEMAPKYMELA from the coding sequence ATGACGCTCGACCTGACTGGTATCAACACAAAAGTCGGTTTTCACCACCTGGCCAAAACTGAATTGCCTTTTCCCGACTGGTACGGCGTCAGTTGGGACGCGTTCTGGGACTGTGTGATTGCCGCTGCCCGCGATGAAATGCCCCAGCAGGTGATCATAACGAACTGGGCCGAATTTGCCGAAGCCTGCCCCCGCGACATGCAGATTCTGCGCGAAATCATTGCCGATTATAACAAGGAAATGGCCCCAAAATACATGGAGCTGGCCTAG
- the rsmG gene encoding 16S rRNA (guanine(527)-N(7))-methyltransferase RsmG, producing MNIDLLLKYFPSLTPQQKEQFAALDGLYREWNAQINVISRQDIDALYEKHILHSLGIAKIIQFKPGTEILDVGTGGGFPGIPLAILFPLADFHLVDSIGKKIKVVQGVADALGLTNVKAEQARVEQLDTTYDFVVSRAVTRLKPFLGWVRYKIVKAGNNDRPNGVLYLKGGDLAEELAEVPDRYRVYDLSDYFEEPFFETKKVIYVPKK from the coding sequence ATGAACATCGACTTACTACTAAAATATTTCCCCAGCCTGACCCCGCAGCAGAAAGAGCAGTTTGCTGCGCTGGATGGGCTGTACCGCGAGTGGAACGCGCAGATCAACGTCATTTCCCGGCAGGACATCGACGCCCTGTACGAAAAGCACATACTGCACTCGTTGGGTATCGCCAAAATCATTCAGTTTAAGCCCGGTACCGAGATTCTGGACGTGGGCACGGGTGGCGGTTTTCCCGGCATCCCCCTGGCGATTCTCTTCCCCCTGGCCGACTTCCACCTTGTCGACAGCATTGGCAAGAAGATCAAGGTCGTGCAGGGCGTAGCCGACGCGCTGGGCCTAACAAACGTAAAAGCGGAGCAGGCTCGGGTCGAGCAGCTCGACACGACCTACGACTTTGTGGTGAGCCGGGCCGTGACGCGGCTAAAGCCGTTTCTGGGCTGGGTACGTTATAAAATCGTGAAGGCGGGCAACAACGACCGCCCCAACGGGGTTCTGTACCTCAAAGGGGGCGACCTCGCCGAAGAGCTGGCCGAAGTACCCGACCGCTACCGCGTCTACGACCTCTCCGACTATTTCGAGGAACCCTTCTTCGAAACCAAAAAAGTAATCTACGTACCGAAGAAATAA
- a CDS encoding restriction endonuclease, translating to MKIKFDSNQPYQREAIESVVNLFEGQPLKAGTFELTLAVASELVSELGLGNRLAINENTLLANLRAVQQVNNLPESEVLSGLNFSVEMETGTGKTYVYIRTLFALHQRYGFTKFIIVVPSVAIREGVMTSLRLMSEHLRGLYDNVVVDAWVYDSKQVTKIRQFAQSNTLQILVMNIDAFNKQANNVIHQERDQLSGRRPIEFIQAACPIVVLDEPQNMESEQAKSAIASLNPICTLRYSATHRNLYNQVYKLDPVRAYDLKLVKRIDVSSVLDDPDFNQPFIQIQSISATKTQVSAKLIIDFNAKDGPQRKAFSIKGSGADLFSLSGERASYQNYIVDEINAADGYVSFTNGLSLYVGQSHGGRTDDVLRIQIKETIREHLDRELKIKKLLPGTTEPNVRLKVLSLFFIDRVVNYASEDGKIRYWFEQAYKELSVLPKYREIEPLPVEQVHNGYFAAYKGIPKDTRGDTSADDEAYELIMRDKERLLSPDEPLRFIFSHSALREGWDNPNVFQICTLNETKSDVKKRQEIGRGLRLPVMSNGERCFDESINRLTVIANEHYDEFARQLQTEIEEECGVSFAGRITNKKETRTAVLKSGWKLNEDFKALWDRIKHRTRYAVKYDTPTLIERAANKLANSDKLEYSRISVQKSKVAVTEEGLETQLVSVREAEVKDVASVTIPDLLGYLQSKTDLTRRTLAGILIQSGRLDEVRYNPQQFLDQAQHAIMSELRTLMVDGIKYERVDGRDYEMLLFEDREVTSALANMVDVDNSIFDSIEVDSNVEREFAEIMSRRQDIRLFIKLPGWFQINTPLGNYNPDWAIVKEEDEKVYLVRETKGSKEELKLRASEWAKIQCGKAHFDALGIDYSVVTFADEV from the coding sequence ATGAAAATCAAATTCGACAGTAATCAGCCTTATCAGCGCGAAGCCATTGAATCGGTAGTCAATTTATTTGAGGGTCAACCGTTAAAGGCTGGCACCTTCGAACTTACGTTGGCTGTTGCCAGCGAATTAGTTTCAGAGTTAGGTCTAGGTAATCGTCTAGCAATCAATGAAAACACACTTCTAGCCAACTTACGAGCTGTACAACAGGTTAATAATCTACCTGAAAGCGAAGTTTTGAGTGGATTAAACTTCTCAGTTGAGATGGAAACCGGTACAGGTAAAACGTATGTATATATACGCACTCTGTTTGCTCTACACCAGCGTTACGGTTTTACAAAATTTATCATTGTAGTGCCTAGCGTAGCCATACGGGAAGGCGTCATGACAAGCCTACGTTTAATGAGTGAGCATCTTAGGGGACTGTATGACAATGTAGTTGTAGATGCCTGGGTTTATGATTCAAAGCAAGTAACCAAAATAAGGCAGTTCGCACAGAGTAACACCCTTCAGATTTTGGTTATGAATATTGATGCGTTCAATAAACAGGCAAATAATGTCATTCACCAAGAGCGTGATCAGCTATCGGGCCGGCGGCCCATTGAGTTCATCCAGGCAGCTTGTCCAATCGTGGTCTTGGACGAGCCACAGAATATGGAAAGCGAACAGGCAAAAAGTGCGATTGCTAGTCTTAACCCAATTTGTACACTACGCTATTCCGCCACGCACCGTAACTTATACAATCAGGTTTATAAGTTAGATCCAGTACGAGCCTATGACTTGAAATTAGTCAAACGAATCGATGTAAGTTCAGTACTAGATGACCCTGATTTTAATCAGCCTTTTATTCAAATACAGAGTATCAGTGCTACAAAAACTCAGGTGTCGGCCAAGCTGATAATTGATTTTAATGCAAAAGATGGTCCGCAACGGAAAGCCTTTTCAATTAAGGGTAGCGGTGCCGATTTATTTAGCCTGTCCGGCGAACGCGCTAGCTATCAAAATTACATTGTCGATGAAATCAATGCGGCTGATGGATACGTTAGTTTTACAAACGGATTGTCACTATATGTAGGCCAATCACATGGCGGACGTACCGACGATGTATTACGTATACAGATAAAAGAAACAATTCGCGAACATCTGGACCGTGAATTAAAAATAAAAAAGCTATTACCAGGTACTACTGAACCTAACGTACGGCTTAAAGTATTATCTCTGTTTTTTATTGATCGTGTAGTCAATTATGCTTCCGAAGACGGTAAGATTCGGTATTGGTTCGAGCAGGCATATAAAGAACTTTCAGTTCTGCCGAAATACCGCGAGATAGAGCCATTACCTGTTGAACAAGTTCATAACGGCTATTTTGCTGCCTATAAAGGAATACCCAAAGATACGCGAGGGGATACATCTGCCGACGATGAGGCATATGAACTTATTATGCGAGATAAAGAAAGATTATTATCGCCTGATGAGCCTTTACGTTTCATTTTTAGTCATTCAGCACTTCGTGAAGGCTGGGACAATCCCAATGTGTTTCAGATTTGTACATTAAACGAAACTAAGTCAGATGTAAAAAAACGTCAGGAAATAGGCCGTGGTCTGCGTTTACCAGTTATGTCTAACGGGGAGCGGTGTTTTGATGAAAGCATTAACCGTCTAACCGTTATAGCTAATGAACATTATGATGAATTTGCTCGTCAGCTTCAAACTGAAATTGAAGAAGAGTGTGGTGTAAGTTTTGCTGGACGCATCACGAACAAGAAGGAAACACGAACCGCTGTTCTTAAATCTGGATGGAAGCTTAATGAAGATTTCAAAGCTTTGTGGGATCGAATCAAGCATCGTACCCGGTATGCTGTTAAATATGATACGCCCACACTAATTGAGCGTGCTGCTAACAAGCTAGCTAACAGCGATAAACTAGAGTATTCCCGGATTAGCGTTCAAAAAAGCAAGGTTGCAGTGACTGAAGAAGGGTTAGAAACTCAATTGGTGAGCGTCCGTGAAGCTGAAGTTAAGGATGTGGCTTCCGTTACTATACCAGATTTATTGGGCTATCTTCAATCTAAGACAGACCTAACTCGTCGAACGTTGGCTGGCATTTTAATACAATCGGGTCGACTCGACGAAGTAAGGTACAATCCTCAGCAATTTCTAGATCAGGCACAACATGCCATAATGAGCGAGTTACGCACTTTGATGGTAGATGGTATAAAATACGAACGTGTTGATGGTAGAGATTATGAAATGCTTTTATTTGAGGATCGAGAAGTTACAAGTGCATTGGCCAATATGGTGGATGTAGATAACAGTATTTTCGATAGCATAGAGGTAGACTCTAATGTTGAACGTGAGTTTGCTGAGATCATGAGCAGACGCCAAGATATCAGGCTTTTTATTAAACTTCCGGGCTGGTTTCAGATTAATACTCCGCTAGGTAATTACAACCCGGACTGGGCTATTGTAAAGGAGGAAGACGAAAAAGTTTATCTAGTTCGTGAGACTAAGGGTAGCAAAGAAGAACTAAAGCTTAGAGCTTCTGAATGGGCAAAAATACAATGTGGTAAAGCTCATTTTGATGCTTTGGGTATTGACTATAGCGTGGTTACTTTTGCAGATGAGGTCTGA